Proteins encoded together in one Rossellomorea sp. y25 window:
- a CDS encoding phosphocarrier protein HPr, whose amino-acid sequence MAQKTFTVTAETGIHARPATLLVQTASKFDSDVHLEYKEKKVNLKSIMGVMSLGVGKGADITIITEGSDEEEALSSLQETLNKEGLAE is encoded by the coding sequence ATGGCACAAAAAACATTTACAGTTACAGCTGAAACAGGAATTCACGCTCGTCCGGCAACTCTACTAGTTCAAACGGCAAGCAAATTCGACAGCGATGTACATCTAGAATACAAAGAAAAGAAAGTAAACTTGAAATCAATCATGGGTGTTATGTCTTTAGGTGTTGGTAAAGGTGCAGATATCACAATCATTACTGAAGGTAGCGACGAAGAAGAAGCGTTAAGCAGCTTACAAGAAACATTGAACAAAGAAGGTTTAGCTGAGTAA